In the Pan paniscus chromosome 19, NHGRI_mPanPan1-v2.0_pri, whole genome shotgun sequence genome, AAATAACTCACAGGTGACCCGGGGCCTCTGTCCTGTACCGCAGCTGAGGGAAACTGTCCTGCGCTTCCACTGGGGACAATGCGCTCCCTCGTCTCCAGACTTTCCAGTCCTCATTCGGTTCTCGAAAGTCGCCTCCAGAAGCCCCATCTTGGGACCACCGTGACCTTCATTCTCCAGGGTGCCTGGCCTTGGTGCTGCCCAAGACCCCAGAGGGGCCCTCACTGGCCTTGCCTGCCTTTTCTCCCATTGCCCACCCATGCACCCCCATCCTGCTCCAGCACCCAGACTGCCATCCAGGATCTCCTCAAGTCACATAACAAGCAGCACCCACAAGGTGCTCCCTTCCCCCTAGCCTGAATCTGCTGCTCCCCGTCTGGGGTTCCCTGCCCATGCACCTCTGGGGGCCCCTGGGTTCTGCCATGCCCTGCCCTGTGTCCCATGGTGGGGAATGTCcttctctctttatctcttcccttcccttaaaTCCAAGTTCAGTTGccatctcctccaggaagtcttcctggaTTCCCCTCTCTCTTCTTAAAGCCCCTGTAAACTCTGACCACACTGAGCATGTGTCTGCTGCTCCCTAGTCTGGGCCATGAGTGAGGGTGGAGGCCGAGTCTCACGCATTTTTGCAGCCCCCACAAGACTGTGCAGGTGGCCGGCCCTCATTGAATGCGGGGTTAATTTAACTCAGCCTCTGTGTGAGTGGATGATTCAGGTTGCCAGAGACAGAACCCTCAGCTTAGCATGGGAAGTAGCTTCCCTATTGACCCTGAGTTCATCTGAGGTTGGCTTGGAAGGTGTGGGCACCATTTGGCCCAGTTCttacagctctgaagagagcagcaggaaTGGGGCTGAGCAGGGAAGACAACTTTCCATTGAAGGCCCCTTTCAGGGCCAGAACTGTCCCTCCCACCCTGCAGCTGCCCTGCCTCTGCCCATGAGGGGTGAGAGTCAGGCGACCTCATGCCAAGTGTAGAAAGGGGCAGACGGGGCCCCAGGTTATGACGTCACCACGCTGGGTGGAGGCAGCACGTCCAAATCTACTAAAGGGTTAAAGGAGAAAGGGTGACTTGACTTTTCTTGAGATATTTTGGGGGACGAAGTGTGGAAAAGTGGCAGAGGACACAGTCACAGCCTCCCTTAAATGCCAGGAAAGCCTAGAAAAATTGTCTGAAACTAAACCTCAGCCATAACAAAGACCAACACATGAATctccaggaaaaaagaaaaagaaaaatgtcatacAGGGTCCATGCACAAGAGCCTTTAAAATGACCCGCTGAAGGGTGTcaggcctcctcctcctggaCTGGCCTGAAGGCTCCACGAGCTTTTGCTGAGACCTTTGGGTCCCTGTGGCCTCATGTAGTACCCAGTatgcagtaagtgctcaataaatgtttggctACAAAAGAGGCAAAGCTGGCGGAGTCTGAAGAATCCCTCAACCGTGCCGGAACAGATGCTCACACCGAAGGGAAAAGAGCAGGAGCCAAGTCACGTTTGGGAACCTGCAGAGGCTGAAAACTGCCCCAGATTGCTGCAAATCACTGGGGGAAAAACGGAAAACGTCTGTTTTCCCCTTTgtgcttttctctgttttcttctttgtgcttttctctgttttcagGATTTGCTACAGTGAACATATATTGCTTTGGGGCCCCAAATGGaattattttgaaaggaaaatgcAGATAATCAGGTGGCCGCACTGGAGCACCAGCTGGGTAGGGGTAGAGATtgcagggaaggaggaggagctgggtGGGGTGCCAGGCAGGAAGAGCCCGTAGGCCCCGCCGATCTTGTGGGAGTCGTGGGTGGCAGTGTTCCCTCCAGACTAAAAGGGAGCACCTGGCGGGAAGAGGGAATTCTTTTAAACATCATTCCAGTGCCCGAGCCTCCTGGACCTGTTGTCATCTTGAGGTGGgcctcccctgggtgactctagTGTGCAGCCTGGCTGAGATTCAGTGGCCCTGGGTTCTTACTGCTGACACCTACCCTCAACCTCAACCACTGCGGCCTCCTGTGCACCCTGATCCAGTGACTCATTTTCCACTTTCAGTCCCAGCTCTATCCCTATTTGCAGTTTCCAAGTGCCTGGCTCCTCAGTCAGCTCAGACCCAGCCAGGCCAGCCCCTGGTTCCCACATCCCCTTTGCCAAGCTCATCCCCGCCCTGTTTGGCCTGCGGGAGTGGGAGTGTGtccagacacagagacaaaggaccagcttttaaaacattttgttggggccaggtgtggtggctcacacctaatcccaacacttggggaggccaaggcagaaggatcacttgagtccaggagttcaagaccagcctgggcaacatagggagaccctgtctctacaatttttttttttaattagctgggcctgtTGGCActctcctgtagttccagctactccagaggctgaggtgggaggactgcttgagcctgggaggtcagggctgcaatgagccatgttcacaccactgaacgccagcctgggcgagaccctgtatcaaaaaagtaaagtaaaatgaaTCCTGTACATTATATTAAGGTGCCCCAAATTGTACTTAGAAGGATTTCCTAGTTTTAAatacttttgttatttaaaaaattaaatgactgcAGCATATAAATTAGGTTCTTAATGGAGGGGAAAAAgagtacaagaaaagaaataagaatctagaaacaaagataagagcagaaataaaccAGAAAACACAACCTTGCActcctaacttaaaaaaaaaaaagaagaaaacacaaccAGTAAAACAACATATAACAGCATTAAAAGCtggctcctggctgggcgcggtggcacatgcctgtaatcccaacactttgggaggccgatgctggaggatcacttgagaccaagagttcaaggttgcagtgagctatgatcataccactacaccctagcctgggcaacacagtgagactgagactctattaaaaaaaaaaatgctggttccttccttatttcattcctttattcattcattcagacaacatttatggagcacttcTGAgcaccaggctctgtgctaagagCTTTTGCCCCCAGGGTCCAGGCCAGGGGACAGGGGCAGGTGAGCAGAGAAACAGGGCCAGTCACAGCAGCAGGAGGAATGTAGGATGGAGAGCTTGGCCAGGCAAGGACATGCAGGGGGAGCAGCCTGCACAAGTCAGCAAGCCAGAGAAGACAGGCAGACCCTTGTTTGGGACCTGTTCAATGGCCTTTGAAAGGACAGCCCCCACCCGGAGTGCTGGGTGCAGGAGCTGAAGGAGGATAGTGGAACACTGCAACGTGGAGCTCTTCagagcaaaagcaaaataaacaactgGAGGCAGCTGGGGCAGCAGAGGGTGTGTGTTCAGCACTAAGGGGTGTGAAGCTTGAGCGCTAGGAAAGTTCACACTGGCAGAAGAGAGGTTGGGGCAGCTGCAAGCCGCTGGACATCACCCGACAGGACAGAGGGTGGTGGACGGTGGCCCCGAAGAGAGGCTCAGTTCAGCTGGCAGTGGCCGTGGGAGTGCTGAAGCAGGCAGGCTGTCGGCATCTGCTGGGGACGGTTAAGCAGGGGTGAGGGCCCAGCCTCAGCAGCCCTTCTTGGGGGGTCGCTGGGAAACATAGAGGAGAGCTGAAGAAGCAGGGAGTCCCAGGGTCCATGCAGGGCGAGAGAGAAGTTGCTCATGTGGGGCCCAGGCTGCAGGATCAGGAGAACTGGGGACCCTGTGACTGCCAGCAGGGAGAAGGGGGTGTGCAGGATCATGGCCAGGGAAGGGCCCAGGGGCCCAAGCATGGGGGTGCCTGGTTGGCTCTGAGAAGATGGAGCTAAAGTCACTTTCTCGGAGGATGTCCAGGCCAATAGTTGGGATGTGAAGACCTGAAGCAGCACAGAGCCTGGAAGCCCAGGATGGACAGAAACCTACCTGAGCAGTGGGGCTTTGAAAGCCTTgcagcggggggggggggggggggggggggggcgtgcAATATTCAAGATGGCCACAAGATGGCAATAGAATGCTGTAACTTTCTTGGTTCTGGGCCGCAGCCTGGGTGGCTGCTTCCTTCCCTGTGTGTAttgatttgtttctcttttttgagacagggtcttgctgggttgcccaggctggagtgcagtggtgcgatcatagctcactgcagccttgaagtcctgagctcaagagatccttccacctcagcctcctgagtagttgggaccacaggcttgcaccacagtgcccagctaatttcttatattttttgtagagatggggtttcactgtgttgcccaggatggtcttgaactcctgggctcaagtgatcctcctgcctcagcctcccaaattgctgggattacaggtgtgagccaccatgcccgaccttcTCTTTTtaagggcgtgtgtgtgtgtgtgtgtgtgtgtgggcgcaCTCTCGTCTTCACCTTCCCCCAGCCTTGCTCTATCTCTACCCAGTCACCTCTGCCCATCTCTCcgatctgtttctctctccttttacccctctttcctccctcctcataAACCACTGACCATTATAGAGAACTGAGTattctaaaaatacattttatttatttattttgagacagagtctcactctgtcacccaggctggagtgcagtggtgcaatctcggctcactgcaacctccgcctcccaggttgaagcaactctcctgcctcagcctccctagtagctgggattacaagcacacaccaccatgcctagcaaatttttatatttttagtagaggaggggtgtcaccatgtttgccaagctggtctcaaactcctggcctcaggtgatctgcctaccttggtctcccaaagtgctgggattacaggtgtgagccaccacacctgcccttaaaaatacattatatttaatagCAAAGCCCCAGTTGTCGCTTTAAAAAGCATCTATGTAGAACATTTATGTGGAATAAATACAGTGAATTTGTACGTGGAATCGTTTGCCTCTCCTCGATCAGGGCCAGGGATGCAGGTGAGCTTGGGCTGAGATGTCAGACCCCACAGTAAGTGGGGGGCAGAGCCAGGCTGGGACCCTCCTCTAGGACAGCTCTGTAACTCTGAGACCCTCCAGGCATCTTTTCCTGTACCTCAGTGCTTCTGAAAAATCTTGTGTAAATCAAATCATTTTAAAGGAGCTTGGGTTCATCACTGTTTAAAGGACAGTGTAAATAATTCTGAAGGTGACTCTACCCTGTTATTTGATCTCTTCTTTGGCCAGCTGACTTAACAGGACATAGACAGGTTTTCCTGTGTCAGTTCCTAAGCTGATCACCTTGGACTTGAAGAGGAGGCTTGTGTGGGCATCCAGTGCCCACCCCGGGTTAAACTCCCAGCAGAGTATTGCACTGGGCCTGCTGAGCCTGGTGAGGCAAAGCGCAGCACAGCGAGCACCAGGCAGTGCTGGAGACAGGCCAAGCCTGGGCCAGCCTGGGAGCCAACTGTGAGGCACGGACGGGGCTGTGGGGCTGTGGGGCTGCAGGCTTGGGGCCAGGGAGGGAGGGCTGGGCTCTTTGGAACAGCCTTGAGAGAACTGAACCCAAACAAAACCAGATCAAGGTCTAGTGAGAGCTTAGGGCTGCTTTGGGTGCTCCAGGAAATTGATTAAACCAAGTGGACAcacacccccagccccacctcacCACAGCCTCTCCTTCAGGGTCAAACTCTGACCACAGACATTTCTCCCCTGACTAGGAGTTCCCTGGATCAAAATTGGGAGCTTGCAACACATCGTTCTCTCCCTTGAAGGTTTTTGTCAGTGTCTATCCAGAGCTgaagtgtaatatatatgttactGTAGCTGAGAAATTAAATTTCAGGATTCTGATTTCATAATGACAAGCattcctcttttctctcccttctgtAAATCTAAGATTCTATAAACGGTGTTGACTTAATGTGACAATTGGCAGTAGTTCAGGTCTGCTTTGTAAATACCCTTGTGTCTATTGTAAAATCTCACAAAGGCTTGTTGCCTTTTTTGTGGGGTTAGAACAAGAAAAAGccacatggaaaaaaaatttcttttttgtttttttgtttgcttgttttttttagacagagtttcgctctgtcgcccaggctggagtgcagtggtgcgatctccgcccactgcaagctccacctcccgggttcatgctattctcctgtctcagcctcccaagtagctgggactacaggtgcccgccaccacacctggctaatttttttgtatttttagtagagacggggtttcaccgtgttagccaggatggtctcaatctcctgacctcgtcatctgcctgcctcggcctcccaaagtgctgagattacaggcgtgagccaccgcgcccggccagaaaaaaacatttctaagTATGTGGCAGATACTGAGTTATTGCTTAATGTCCTTTGATTCATTCGTTTAATTTCTTTTATGGATTAGTACAGAAAACAAAGTTCTCTCCCTTGAAAAACTGGTAAGTTTTCTTTGTCAGATAAGGAGAGTTACATAACCCATGACATTTCCCTTTTTGCCTCGGCTTCCAGGAAGCTCAAAGTTAAATGTAATGATCACTCTTGTAATTATCAGTGTTGATGCCCTTCCCTTCTTCTAATGCTACTCTTTACATTTTCCTGCTTTATTATTGTGTGTGTTTTCTAATTCTAAGCTGTTCCCACTCCTTTCTGAAAGCAGGCAAATCTTCTAAGCCTTATCCACTGAAAAGTTATGAATAAAAAATGATCGTCAAGCCTACAGGTGCTGaggctattccagaggctgaggccagaggaccacttgagcccaggaatttgagacctgggctgggcagcatagcaagactctatctccattaaaactatttttttatttaaaaaataatccgcAAAGAAGGAGTTTATGTGGGATTCCTTAAAATCGGAGGGTGGCATGAATTGATTCAAAGACTTGTGCAGAGGGCAACAGTGACTCCTTGAGAAGCAGTATGAGAAAGCCTGTCCCACCTCCTTCcgcagctccagcctgggctgaggCACTGTCACAGTGTCTCCTTGCTGGCAGGAGAGAATTTCAACATTCATCAAAAAGTAGTATTGTTTTTATTAGGTTTATGAGGCTGTAGCCTTGAGGACAGCCCAGGACAATTTTGTTGTCACATAGATAGCCTGTGGCTACAAACTCTGAAATCTAGATTCTTCTGTGGTTGCTTCTGACCTGAGAAAGTTGCGGAACCTCAGTGAGCCTCACATGGCCTCCTTGTCCTTAATGTGGGGACAGTGGGCAAGAAAGGTGATGTGGCACTAGAGATTTATCCATCTCTAAAGGAGGAGTGGATTGTACATTGAAACACCAGAGAAGGAATTACAAAGGAAGAATTTGAGTATCTAAAAATGTAGGTCAGGCGCTCCTGTGTTGATTGCAgggctattcacaatagccaagatttggaagcaacccaagtgtccatcaacagacaaatggataaagaaaatgtggtgcatatacacaatggaatactattcagccatgaaaaagaatgagaatctgtcatttgaaacaacatggatggaactggaggacattatgttaagtgaaataagccagacagaagGACagacttcacatgttctcacacatttgtgggagctaaaaattaaactcatggagatagagagtagaaggatggttaccagaggctgaggagggtggaggggagtagGGAGAaagtagggatggttaatgggtacaaaaacgtAGTTAGCATGAATAGATCTAGTATTGgatagcacagcagggtgacgacagtcaacagtaatttatagtacatttaaaaacaactaaaagagtGTGATtgtactggctaacatggtgaaaccccgtctctactaaaaatacaaaaattagctgggcatggtggctcacgcctgtaatcccagcactttgggaggccaaggcaggccgatcacgaggtcaggagatcgagaccatcctggctaacatggtgaaaccctgtctctactacaaatacaaaaaaaagaataaattagccgggcatggtggtgggcgtctgtagtcccagctactcgggaggctgaggcaggagaatggcatgaacccgggaggcggagcttgcagtgagccgagatcgcgccactgcactccagcctgggcgacaaggcaagattctatctcaaaaaaataaaaataaaataaaataaaataataaaataaaataaaataaaataaataaaataaaatgtataattggaatgtttataacacaagaaatgataaatgcttgaggtgatagataccccaTTCACCGTGACATGATTATTGCACAATGTATGTCTGTAtctaaatatctcatgtaccccacaagtatatacacctactatgtacccatataaatttaaaattaaaaaattataaaacaaaaataaataagtaaattaaaatgtagGCTGGACaccgtggttcatgcctgtaatcccagtgctttgtgaggctgaggtgagagaatcacttgagcccaggagtttgagaccggcctgggtgacatagcgagaccccatcatcacaaagaatttttaaaaattagctgggcgtggtagcacataccggtagttccagctacttgggagaccgaggcaggaggattgcttgagcccaggagtttaaggctgcagtgagctacgatggcgccactgcattccagcctgggtgacagagtgagaccttgtctctattttaaaaataataaaaagaataaataaaaataaattaaaatgtaaatatgtgcATGTTAGAAAAAATACACCCATCAGCAAAAAGGGGGTAAAGGAGCGATTTCAGTCATAATTGGAGAGATGCAGAATAAGCCAGCAAtgcagtttcttttattttggtcaaaaaaaataagcaaaacaatgtTGTAAACACCCAGTGCTGGCAGCAATGTGGTGAGGCTGGCTCTCTCACCAGGGCTCACAGGGAAAACTCATGCAACCCTTTTAGAAAGCCATGTGGAGAGTTGTACCGAGAggttttagaatatttataactttgacccagaaattctattcTAGGACTCTGTGTTATGAAAATAACCCATCATATGGAAAAAGCTCCTTTCAGAAAGAGGTTCATGGGAggctgtttgtatttttttttctttgcatcaaATCCAGCTCCTGCAGGACTGTTTGTATTATTGAAGTACAAAGTGGAATCAATACAAATGTTGGATAGCAGGGGAACAATATTCACAAAATGGAATGGGACATATTATTAAACATAGTGCTTCTGATGACGGTAGACCATAGACAATGCTTAGGATATGATATcacttcttttgttgttttttgtattttgagacgaagtctcattctgtcacccaggctggagttcagtggcgccatctcagctcactgcaacctccatctcccgggttcaagctattctccttcctcaacctcccgagtagctgggttgcgcaccaccatgcctggctaacttttgtatttttagtacagacggggtttcaccacgttggccaggctgctcttgaactcctgacgtcaggtgatccaccagccttgacctcccaaagtgctaggattacaggagccgCTGCATCCAGCCTAGGATATGATATCACTTCTTAGAGCAAGATACAAAATTGCATGTGCACAATAATTCTACCAAGTATAGGTATACAGGGGTAGTTATATATAAATGAGACTTCAAGGAAATACAACAAAATGCAATCGTGATTGTGTTAGGGTGGTAAGAAAATGGTTTTTGCTTTGATGagctctgttttttaaaatcgttatattttctaataaaaatacatagtCTTTTGAAGGAACATAAAAGATTATGAAGAAATGAGTTAGATATTGATTCCTATTGAAGATTCAGACAAGTaaaattaaggggaaaaaaaacggGATGAACCAGAAGTCAGGCTGGATCAACCCCAGACCCGACAGCCCAGGCTGATGGGGCCTCCAGGGCAGTGGTTTCCACCCAGCATTCTCAAAAGAGCCACTGAGGTCTCGGTGCCATTTTCAAGATTTCGGAAGCGGCCTGGGCACGGCTGGTCCTTCACTGGGATCACCACTTGGCAATTATTTACACCTGAGACGAATAAAaaccagagtgctgagattacaggcatggcggctcacgcttgtagtcccagcactttgggaagcctaggtgggctgattgcttgagcccaggagtttcaaactatcctggacaacatagcatgacctcgtctctacaaaaaatacaaaaaatttgccaggtgtggtggcatgtgcctgtggtcccagctacttgggaggctgaagtaggagaatcccctgagccctgggaagtcaaggctgcactgagccgtgatggtgtcactgcactccagcctgggtgacaaagtgagaccctatctcacaaagaaaaaaaaacaaaacaaaaaacccaaagcaCACTGTTTCCACTGTTTCCAGAGTTCCTGAGGGGAAAGGTCACCGGGTGAGGAAGACATTCTCACTGATCTGGCAGAGaaaatgtccagtttttccaACTCCCTAAACCATGGTTTTCTATTTCATAGTTCTTAGGCAAATTGGTAAAAATCATTTCTCATCAAAACGCTGATATTTTCACACCTCCCTGGTGTCTGCAGAAAGAACCTTCCAGAAATGCAGTCGTGGGAGACCCATCCAGGCCACCCCTGCTTATGGAAGAGCTGAGAAAAAGCCCCACGGGAGCATTTGCTTAGCTTCCGTTACGCACCTAGTGGCATTGTGGGTGGGAGAGGGctggtgggtggatggaaggagaAGGCACAGCCCCCCCTTGCAGGGACAGAGCCCTCGTACAGAAGGGACACCCCACATTTGTCTTCCCCACAAAGCGGCCTGTGTCCTGCCTACGGGGTCAGGGCTTCTCAAACCTGGCTGTGTGTCAGAATCACCAGGGGAACTTTTCAAAACTAGAGAGACTGAAGCCAGACTCCTAGATTCTAATTCTAGGTCAGGGCTAGGGTCTGAGATTGTAAAAAtccacaggtgattctgatgcccgGCAGGCTTGAGAACAGCCGCAGGGAGTTCTCTGGGAATGTGCCGGTGGGTCTAGCCAGGTGTGAGTGGAGATGCCGGGGAACTTCCTATTACTCACTCGTCAGTGTGGCCGAACACATTTTTCACTTGACCTCAGGCTGGTGAACGCTCCCCTCTGGGGTTCAGGCCTCACGATGCCATCCTTTTGTGAAGTGAggacctgcaatcccagcttcgTAAAGCCCGCTGGAAATCACTCACACTTCTGGGATGCCTTCAGAGCAGCCCTCTGTCCCTTCAGCTCCCCTGGGGTGTGACTCGACCTCCCGTCACTCCCCAGACTGCCTCTGCCAAGTCCGAAAGTGGAGGCGTCCTTGCGAGCAAGCAGGCGGGTCCAGGGTGGCGTGTCACTCATCCTTTTTTCTGGCTACCAAAGGTGCAGATAATTAATAAGAAGCTGGATCTTAGCAACGTCCAGTCCAAGTGTGGCTCAAAGGATAATATCAAACACGTCCCGGGAGGCGGCAGTGTGAGTACCTTCACACGTCCCATGCGCCGTGCTGTGGCTTGAATTATTAGGAAGTGGTGTGAGTGCGTACACTTGCGAGACACTGCATAGAATAAATCCTTCTTGGGCTCTCAGGATCTGGCTGCGACCTCTGGGTGAATGTAGCCCGGCTCCCCACATTCCCCCACATGGTCCACTGTTGCCAGAAGCCCCTTCCTCATATTCTAGGAGGGGGTGTCCCAGCATTTCTGGGTCCCCCAGCCTGCGCAGGCTGTGTGGACAGAATAGGGCAGATGACGGACCCTCTCTCCGGACCCTGCCTGGGAAGCTAAGAATACCCATCAAAGTCTCCTTCCACTCATGCCCAGCCCTGTCCCCAGGAGCCCCATGCCCATTGGAAGTTGGGCTGAAGGTGGTGGCACCTGAGACTGGGCTGCCGCCTCCTCCCCCGACACCTGGGCAGGTTGACGTTGAGTGGCTCCACTGTGGACAGGTGACCCGTTTGTTCTGATGAGTGGACACCAAGGTCTTATTGTCCTGCTCAGCTGCTGCTCCTACACGTTCAAGGCAGGAGCCGATTCCTAAGCCTCCAGCTTATGCTTAGCCTGCGCCACCCTCTGGCAGAGACTCCAGATGCAAAGAGCCAAACCAAAGTGCGACAGGTCCCTCTGCCCAGCGTTGAGGTGTGGCAGAGAAATGCTGCTTTTGGCCCTTTTAGATTTGGCTGCctctggccaggagtggtggctcgtgcctgtaattccagcactttgggagactaaggcgggaggttcgcttgagcccaggagttcaagacgagcctgggcaacaataagacccctgtgtctacaaaaaaaattaaaattagccaggtgtggtggcacgcacctgtagtcccagctacttgggaggctgaggtgggaggattgcctgagtccgggaggcggaagttgcaaggagccgtgatcgcgccactgcacttcaacctaggcaacagagtgagactttgtctcaaaaaacaataatataataattttaaaataaatagatttgGCTTCCTCTAAATGTCCCTGGGGACTCCGTGCGTCTTCTGTGGAGTGTCTCCGTGAGATTCGGGACTCAGATCCTCAAGTGCAACTGACCCACCCGATAAGCTGAGGCTTCATCATCCCCTGGCCGGTCTGTGTCCACTGGGCACCCGAGGCTCCTCTCCCACCAGCTCTCTTGGTCAGCTGAAAGCAAACTGTTAACACCCTGGGGAGCTGGACGTATGAGACCCTTGGGGTGGGAGGCGTTGATTTTTGAGAGCAATCACCTGGCCCTGGCTGGCAGTACCAGGACACTGCTGTGGCTCCGGGGCGGGCTGTCTCCAGAAAATGCCTGGCCTGAGGCAGCCACCCGCATCCAGCCCAGAGGGTTTATTCTTGCAATGTGCTGCTGCTTCCTGCCCTGAGCACCTG is a window encoding:
- the STH gene encoding saitohin: MSEGGGRVSRIFAAPTRLCRWPALIECGVNLTQPLCEWMIQVARDRTLSLAWEVASLLTLSSSEVGLEGVGTIWPSSYSSEESSRNGAEQGRQLSIEGPFQGQNCPSHPAAALPLPMRGESQATSCQV